The Pogona vitticeps strain Pit_001003342236 chromosome 6, PviZW2.1, whole genome shotgun sequence genome contains a region encoding:
- the SCRN2 gene encoding secernin-2 isoform X2 produces MGANEHGVCIGNEGVWTKEPVGKEEALLGMDLVRLGLERGSSAHEALGVITALLERYGQGGNCKEETTPFIYHNTFLLADRTEAWVLETAGRYWAAQRIREGARNISNQLSIGTDITAEHADLRQHAQKQGWWSGKGEFSFQEVFSLTHQPVRMEAAKARYCAGQQLLCQHSGQITAETIMTILSDKTSGICVDSEGFCTTGSMVSILPQDSQLPCVHFFTATPDPSRSVFKPFIFVPNITSFPQVKSPSFGDKDPIKQNPRFQSRVDRRHELYKQHQLALEAMEQNQDERQIIQKNMQTFQRQTLETIKNLLVGSVPLKPQELSDLFYKSVDTELKLYKR; encoded by the exons ATGGGGGCCAATGAACATGGCGTCTGCATTGGTAATGAAGGCGTGTGGACCAAGGAACCCGTTGGTAAGGAGGAAGCTTTGCTGGGCATGGATCTAGTCAG GCTGGGTTTGGAGAGGGGCAGCAGTGCCCACGAAGCCCTCGGGGTCATAACAGCCCTTCTGGAACGATATGGCCAAGGGGGCAACTGCAAGGAGGAGACGACCCCTTTTATTTACCATAACACCTTCCTCCTGGCGGATCGCACTGAAGCCTGGGTCTTGGAAACAGCTGGGCGATATTGGGCGGCTCAGAGGATTCGAG AAGGTGCCCGGAACATCTCCAACCAGCTGAGCATTGGGACAGACATTACTGCTGAGCATGCAGACCTGAGGCAACATGCACAGAAGCAGGGGTGGTGGAGTGGCAAAGGGGAGTTCAGCTTCCAGGAGGTGTTCTCACTCACTCACCAGCCAGTCCGCATGGAAGCCGCCAAAGCTCGGTACTGTGCTGGCCAGCAGCTCCTCTGCCAACATTCAG GGCAGATTACTGCAGAAACCATAATGACCATTTTGAGTGACAAGACGAGTGGAATCTGTGTTGATTCAGAAGGTTTCTGCACCACAGGAAGCATGGTGTCCATTCTGCCACAGGATTCCCAATTGCCTTGTGTCCACTTCTTCACTGCCACACCAGATCCTTCCAG GTCTGTCTTCAAACCCTTTATCTTTGTTCCCAACATCACTTCCTTCCCTCAGGTGAAATCACCAAGCTTTGGTGACAAGGATCCCATTAAGCAGAATCCACGGTTTCAGAGCCGGGTCGACCGACGGCATGAGCTCTACAAGCAACATCAATTAGCCCTGGAAGCCATGGAACAGAATCAG GATGAGAGACAGATAATCCAGAAGAATATGCAGACATTTCAGCGGCAGACCCTGGAGACAATTAAAAACCTGTTGGTAGGCTCTGTACCTCTGAAACCCCAGGAGTTAAGTGACCTCTTCTATAAATCAGTGGACACAGAACTCAAATTGTACAAAAGATAG